Genomic DNA from Gossypium hirsutum isolate 1008001.06 chromosome A01, Gossypium_hirsutum_v2.1, whole genome shotgun sequence:
TTACCGGGATGGGTGTGGTACATTTATCAAGTCGATCGAATAAATCTGAGACGGCTTTATCATGTGTCCAAGTGCTTTAGGAAAGACGATCAAACCGTAAAGacttaaggcaaaaacatcaACCCTTTTCTTCGAATCCGGGTGCGCAAGAATAAAATCCCTCAAATTCCTCCAAGGAATACATTTACTATCCCCTTTTTGCTTGATGCGGGTCGCAacccattgctcgctcatccccgtgatattcatcaatttcttcaaaaagggaGGGACATTAACAGGTCTTGAATAGGCCTTATCGGCCTGAATCTTTGGGCAATTAAGTAACGCCATGTATTCCTCCACCGTAGGTACTAAATCAACTCCTccgaaagtgaagcaactgtaagcgggGTTCCAAAATTGCGCGAGGGCCCGAAACAAGTACTTGTCCACCTTTACATCGAGCAAATAGGGTAGGTCGCCGTAGTTACAGTAAAAGAGTTGTTTGACTTCGCCATTCCAACTATTCCATATATCCCTTAACTCTTGCAGGTCGTTCTGagtcacactgatgcgagtgaaatcccaAAACTCTGATTCATATCCCTCGGTCAAACTATCTCCTTTCTCCTATTGCGTTCTCTCAGACCACACTCggacggccgcattatcctccattCTATCAAGAAATCCTTTTTCCATGCTAAACTCTTCTAATTAGTAACCGAACGTAAATCAAcacccttttatgatgaaatgtcatgcgaaaatgatcaaaatacaacaagttagtattatatacaaagaatagaattcaaagcaaatagtgagtaaataagcacctaatcaggtaaccactagggtttggtgtggttctacctagggtaggctcctaaggctcattacatgtagtttggttctaaagtaaaggtacctaaaccagcagattcatcgatcctcacccattataggttcatacagaccgagttcgattcaggggaatacatttccctacggctatacggaggtgaaaaccccacgaagacgcaggtacggatgtatccagaaagtgatccactatcctatacggaggtgaagacctcacgaaggagtagtttttcACTTCCACTTAAGAGGGTGAAATCGACCAATAATGCGATGCGATATGTAAAGATACCTCAAAGAATTAAACCATTTAAAGCAAGCATATTATGAAGAGAGTCGCGAAAATAACAGACAACATGCAATGCAGTAAATTTAAAATcgatttttgatttttgaaaaaagataaaaaaataatcaatttaaggcTCGACTCTCgaattccccagtggagtcgctcagctgtcgaaaccattcttttgaaaacggggatcgactttgtttgaaagtgaaaattaaaacgggagtcgccaccaatcttttatcaggtgtgattggatcacctttgttttaataaatcaattttagtttactaaaacagggcctttggtctacgaaacttgagagaatgagttcgggagtcggttacgtgcgaggaaggattagcactctcgacacgcccaaaaaattggtaccgaattgattagttagtgtcttaatgtcgaaaattaaaaatcgagaagggacttgaaatacgatattttctattaatactgattttaaaattcttgaattagcttaaatcgatttgtttaaagatttccttatctcgagatatcggagtatcacatcccgtaagttaggacacaataccatgaattcccgagcacaaagtcgtcttttaatttaaattggaaatccgtgcatttcaaaactcaaaaggatatttagctatttagaaccaacaagagaactgaaaccccgtaagttagggcacaattcttcgatgttccacaatgcgaaacattgccttatttattgaaattagtaaaaacatgaataaaaatctttaaagtaatgaacaacagaatgatataaaataggcgggagacaaaaataaacgagttgaaaatatattgaaacaaataataaatatgacaacaatattaaaacaataacaatgcatgcgatatattaaacgtaataatagtatccaatgtgaaataaaaacaacgaatatatacataataaagatattaagagtatgtacgtaaaatatatatttataaatagtaatagtgttagaaatatactatatatagtgtttgaagtatatacataaaatagtgaaaatataactagtaatgttaagatatatataatatatacatatgtatgaaatagatataaaaaaatatgtacataatatagtgtaaaaaatacatacataatataattaaaatatatacataagataacatgtagaaaaaaaatataaataatatagtattaaagatatatacataaaataaaataatatatatatacgtaatatagaatttagaataaacctaatatattaaaagaatatatataatataatattaaaaaatataataataacaaaaaaaagagggagagagTGGGTGATTTCCGGCCACAAGGCCGGTCACCGCCGCCGGCCACCGTCggtgccaccgtacacggcagccggacctcaaaaaaaactttttcgataaaaatgggaaagcttcctccttttatttttactttcgtataaaagaaaaaaataaaactgaaaggaaaacaataagcaaacaaagaacttaaaacgagaatagaccaagaaacctcttttgctttgatatttgattaatctccaaaaaaaaaaactagcctctccaaaaactagcctttacaataactcttctccttgattactctaaaaaaacctctcaaaaatcctttacaataactttctcccccaaaacttcttcctcccctaaatacaaaatatgagaaggcttatatagctatttacaaaatattttttattgtttatgttttcatttgtaggtacaaagTGGTGGTggagtgtggctagtggagtaggtAGTGGAgtaagtgtggctagtggagttggtggtggagcaagtggggctagtggagttggtggtgacaaaggctaggatttagttgagaaaagtttaagttgtgggctaggttttttattttaatttgggcttagggtttgggccattggggttttgatttaaattgggctttgggtagttaagattttgggttttgggtttaattttggtgggttaggtaaggctaaattgggttttgatgtaaatgggttaaaattggcctacaacaaatTCAACTCTTAGTTATTGTACTtgttacatatttataatttagtctttttatttttaattttaagaatctACTTTTCCTAcgcttttaattaaataattgaagccTAATTGAGAATACATTAAAGGACTTCAGTTAAATtagattatataatattttttccttaaaaattatTCACACGACGAATTTAAAGTCacaagtaaagaaaaaaaatattgaaatttactTTGCTTTTCTATAACAATAATAAGAAATCTTACAATTGGTGATTCATAATTCTTACAATTCCAATTTTAGTATTTTGGTCTTATTTTGGTAACACATgatcaattttctatttttaaaatgctatataatcaaatttgatAAGTTAAAATAGTAGATGAATTAATTTCAGGAGATTAAAAATAGagatattaaattgaaaatatgtgaAGAGTTCAGAGATTGAGAGCAAAATTAGACCCTcagagaaattttttttcttttggggtAGTCGAAAGATAAGTTTAGCTGTTGAAGTTAGAGAGCTAAGGACGATAAGGACAAGTTATTTTTAGTACGTCTCTCCAAATGGGTCCCTGAAGGAGATTCTGGTAGTTCCTCTACCGACGAAAAATGGCTGAGGCAAAGAGTTTGGGAGTGGTTGGCAGTCGGCAAATGGGTTCAGGCATAGCTCAGCTGGGTGCCATGCATGGTCTCCATGTTTGGCTACTCGATACAGACCCTACCGCACTTTGCAGAGCCAACAAATCCATCTCTTCTTCCCTTCAACGTTTTGTTTCCAAAGGCCAAATCTCACAGGTAAACTCGATCTTTCATCTTTCTTATATGGGGTTTGaagttatatatatgtttacatATGTTGATGAGCAGCTGAACTAGTTTCCTTTAGCTTTGTGTTATATAACttcacaaagaaaaagaaaaaaaaagatgatcaaaaagttaaatgaataaattgttgtGCTAAAATTTTGTTTCAGTCTTTTAATCTGATTGAAACTTAGATTGGGTTTGAGTTAAAACAGTTTGAAAAGTTGGCAAAATAGATAAAAAGCGTTGATCTTGGATTGAGCTTATGTTCGGACTTTGGATTGGAGCTAAAGAGTGAAGATTTTCTGGGAATTTTGAGAAGTTTGTAGGTCTAGTAGTTGATGGAAGGTTTGAGTGGTTGAACTTTTTGATGATATGGTTATTATTTTTCTGATTTTGGTTTGTTGATATGAGAATGTGTAGTTGGTGAAGATGCAGAGGCGGACCTTAATGGAGGACAAGGGGCCTTGGCCcctctattttttcaaaattcctGGAAATTTTCTTTatgccttttaattttgtttttgaagttctcattaatctcacaaaatatttaaatattttaattagatcTCAGTTTTTATGAAGTAATCTTATTAAACtcctaaaatttatgaaaattttacttaggCCCTCCAAAACTTAGTCCTAATATTTGCCACTGTGAAGATGAGTGACTCACCCTGTTTAGGACGAGGCAGTGAGCTGCCGGATAAGGTGGTCGGTGTAGGAGAGTAGTAGGGAAGGCGAGGATCAGGTTTGAGGATGGTTGGGAGGAGCCTTATATACTTGCCATCTCCTGTCTCGATGCCATGTGTCAAGTTTCTATTGACGGGTCAGGGGCAAGTAGTCTGGTGTCATAGGCTTAAGTAGAGTAAGTAGAGTGTTGCTATGATGTGGCTTGTGTCATTTCAGATGGGATGTGGTAGATGAGACTTGATGTGGCGGTAATTGAGTCCACTTGTCAAGCAAGTTACAAGCAGGGGTTCTCATGAGGGGTCCCATTAGAGGATTCGTTCGTACCGCTTGGAGACTTGGCCATCTGGGCGCTAAATGGGGTATAACATGGTTTATTTCAGTGTAAATTTGGAGAGGAAGAGGCTGCCTTTGTGACTGGTATTAATTGAAGTTGTTAGAGGTTTAAATGAAATGGTTGCATAAGGTCTGGCTAACAAATGCTTTCGGTCTGGTATTGGTACTTTATTTGGCAACATGGTGTTAAAGTTGGAACTTTGCCATAAAAATCACCATTATATATTTGAAGGGAAACAAACTGGGGGTATTATCTTAGATGAACAGTAGGTCATATTCCCATACCTATGTATGAAAATGTGTTCAAATTCCAGTGTAGGATAtgagtacttcaagaaaaatgatgagttgaaacAACATGGTTTTTTCCTTTTAGTttacatgttatatatatatatatatgaagaaacaCAAATCGGGGGGTATTATCTTAGATGAACAATAGCACTGAAGGTTCTTGactaaaatagtgaaaatttaaggttctattacatattttatgtcaAAAGGTATTGCATAGATAAGGCTTAAAATCAAGAACACCTTAGTTTTCATTAGCTCATTGTTTCACTTGGCAGGCTGCTTGTACTGAAGCTTTGGGGCGTCTGAAATATACTTCAAATATAGACGAGCTCCGATCTGCAGATTTCATTGTTGAAGCAATTGTAGAATCAGAAGATGTGAAGAAAAAGTTGTTCATCGAACTCGATAAGATCACAAAGAGTTCAGCCATTTTAGCATCTAATACAAGTTCCATCTCCATTACTCGATTAGCATCCGCAACTAGCAGACCATGCCAGGTTATATTCAGTGCATCTTTGTTTTGACATGGAGGCATGGAGCCATGTTTgggatattttgaaataattgaCGATCACCTGCAAAATCACATCATATTTTGTTGAGATTGAAGCAAACCTGTGATTTTTTTTTGCAGGTCATTGGAATGCATTTCATGAATCCTCCTCCAATAATGAAGTTGGTTGAGATTGTTCGAGGTGCAGACACATCGGATGAAACATTTcatgcgacaaaggcgttggcggAGAGGTAATGTCTGATTAAGGAACGCGTGCAAAAAAAACCATTAAAACTTCTTTTAACTAGCTCTATTGGCTTATCCATGTGTTAGCTAGCTAGCATTGTCTCCTCTGTTCCAATTATTTGACTGCCATTTTAACTGGACCTTGAATTCGCAGGTTTCATAAGACAATAATATGCTCCCAGGACTATTCAGGCTTTATTGTGAATCGAATCCTTATGCCAATGATAAATGAAGCATTTTTCACACTATATACTGGGGTGGCCACCAAGGAAGATATTGATACAGGGATGAAGTTAGGAACAAATCATCCAATGGGTCCCTTGGAGCTTGCTGATTTCATTGGACTCAATGTGTGTTTATCGATAATGAAAGTTCTACATGCTGGTCTAGGTGACAGTAAATATGCCCCTTGCCCTCGTCTTGTGCAGTATGTCGATGCCGGTCGTGTTGGGAGAAAATGTGGTGTTGGGGTATATGACTACCGTAAGGGGTCTGAACCTATAAAGGCATCTCCCCGACTctaagggtgcgtttggttcgctgtattggattagcggtgtattggattagaggtgtaatagcaaatcaactgtttggttgaatgtaatggaatagaggcgtaatagtaatcttgtgtttggttgaatggaatagaggtgtaatagcataatggaaaaaactaaaatgactagaatacccttagcataaatttgttttggtaaataattattgttattgttatttaaattttaataagattattattatcaataataaatagtttaatcatatttaaacataatttttattaaatatattttaattaaaatatataatttaataaaattcttaataattagcagaaatttgttttggtaaattattattaacaataaataatttaaaagataatttaacataattattattaaatataatttaataaaaatatataatttaataaaattcttaatattaaatattcttatatgaatttaataaaattataatatataatactataaaatataatttaaaataattattattaaatataatttaatagaaatatataatttaataaaattcttaataattaaatattcttaaatgaatttactaaaatcataatatataatactataaaatataatttaaaataattattattaaatataatttaacaaaaatatataatttaataaaattcttaatattaaatattcttaaatgaatttactaaaatcataatatataatactataaaatataatttaaaataattattattaaaaatataatttagtaaaaatatataatttaataaaattctttaatattaaatattcttagaatttactaaaatcataatatataatactataaaatataatttaaattaattatttttaaatataatttaataaaaatatataatttaatcaaatcattatATTCCAATATAAATATCTTAGTCAAAATATGACTAATTTCCGAAGTATGGGAAGAGGATTTAtctagtaattttaaaatttatctcaaaaatgcttaaattaataaattgcaaaaagaaaaaagaaaaaatcgagAGGTATTTGGGTCAGACTCAAGTTATTTCCAAAATGTATTCGGATGCTTaaattaatgaatgaaaaatCACATAAGCGATAAAGTGGCAAAACACTTGCATATTATACAGCTTTAAAGAAACTCAGAATACACAACAAATGATGTTTGCATTCTAAAATATGGTAAAAAATATATTGCTTTAACCAAAATACAACAAAACAGATCCCAATACCATGCCCTATAAATCTAAATTTACCCACTCTTACTTCGACCAAGCGACCGTATCGATTTCAGCTTGTGCACTCCTATATAATTTCAGTCTCTTCGCAAGAGCGGATCGGCATTCCATGATTGCTGGATCCTCATTCAGTAATGCCGATAATTGTTTTTGCTACAAAAGAAATTTCCCAGAAATCATTCACTGATCATCTGTTTCACCAAAATAAGTAATAGACGGTAAGTTGGTTAAGAGAGGACATTTCTCACCTCCAGTTTACCCAATTCCGTGTAGAAAAAGTCAAGCAGGCTTCTTTTAGCTTCACGGACTTGACAATAAACAATGGACTTTGGAATCGAGTGGCGCAAAGTAGCGCAGACCATATATACGTAAGACAAAACTGTACTTCCTGCTCATACATTGTTAGGATTTGCAGCAACAATGTTCAGCTGTCATTCTTGCACAAACCATAAAAAATGTATACTGCAAAGTTATTGGAAACAGAGGAAGTGGCAATTTGCAGCAACAATCTACAATACACTTT
This window encodes:
- the LOC107916679 gene encoding 3-hydroxybutyryl-CoA dehydrogenase; the protein is MAEAKSLGVVGSRQMGSGIAQLGAMHGLHVWLLDTDPTALCRANKSISSSLQRFVSKGQISQAACTEALGRLKYTSNIDELRSADFIVEAIVESEDVKKKLFIELDKITKSSAILASNTSSISITRLASATSRPCQVIGMHFMNPPPIMKLVEIVRGADTSDETFHATKALAERFHKTIICSQDYSGFIVNRILMPMINEAFFTLYTGVATKEDIDTGMKLGTNHPMGPLELADFIGLNVCLSIMKVLHAGLGDSKYAPCPRLVQYVDAGRVGRKCGVGVYDYRKGSEPIKASPRL